A part of Armatimonadota bacterium genomic DNA contains:
- a CDS encoding HlyD family efflux transporter periplasmic adaptor subunit has product MSQENQESNTPKTADALGETPSTPTSPVKKKNPFRLVALSVIAIAGLAYGFRTWQYNSVHASTDDAFLTSDLVPVNSTISGSVKKVYVSDNQHVNVGDMLVELDSDSRQADVDQAEANLAAAKAAAGGADADVQLAEQTGYAQVSQAQQAVTLSASDIAVAQANAVKAASNVATARANIDKAGSDIQAANAIVDARKSTARRSREQLTSLKAQITSAQASLKAAQANLVSAQAIASNANRDAERATSLKEEGATAAATADARQTAATTAKASVEAARQQVDAAKALVAQRQADLATAQEAVKEADAGVVQAQAQLASVVNSKKASEAQAVEASSSLTAAKEAVSAASIRRAQSQAKLLETQASLKKVNISQNSRESALAKIKQAAAALETARINLDSTKIRSLVSGTVSMKTVQIGQQLAPGQEMMAIIPVEEPWIVANFKETQLAEIRPGLPVEIEVDALPGYSFKGRVDSIARGTGSTFALLPPDNATGNFTKVVQRVPVKIVLDEDQPNLDKLRAGLSTKVSVSLRG; this is encoded by the coding sequence ATGTCCCAAGAGAATCAAGAATCGAATACCCCCAAAACCGCCGATGCTCTCGGGGAGACTCCATCCACGCCCACTTCTCCGGTTAAGAAGAAGAACCCGTTTCGCCTTGTTGCGCTCAGCGTGATCGCCATTGCTGGCCTCGCCTATGGGTTCCGCACCTGGCAGTACAACTCGGTGCACGCTTCGACGGATGACGCTTTTCTGACCTCTGATCTTGTTCCTGTCAACTCGACGATTTCGGGTTCGGTCAAAAAGGTCTACGTTTCCGACAACCAACATGTCAACGTCGGCGATATGCTCGTCGAGCTCGACTCGGATTCCCGACAAGCCGATGTGGACCAAGCCGAAGCCAATCTTGCCGCCGCCAAAGCTGCCGCCGGCGGTGCCGACGCCGACGTTCAGTTGGCCGAGCAGACTGGATACGCGCAAGTTAGCCAAGCTCAGCAGGCCGTGACCCTAAGTGCATCCGACATCGCGGTCGCCCAGGCCAACGCCGTCAAAGCCGCTTCCAACGTCGCGACCGCGAGAGCCAACATCGACAAGGCTGGTTCGGACATTCAGGCCGCAAATGCTATCGTCGATGCTCGAAAGTCGACGGCTCGTCGCTCGCGCGAACAGCTCACTTCGCTGAAGGCTCAGATCACCAGTGCGCAAGCAAGCCTCAAGGCTGCACAGGCTAATTTGGTCAGTGCGCAAGCCATCGCCTCAAATGCAAACCGCGACGCTGAGCGAGCCACTTCGCTGAAGGAAGAAGGCGCGACTGCTGCCGCAACCGCCGATGCTCGGCAAACCGCGGCCACGACCGCAAAGGCATCCGTCGAGGCTGCTCGCCAGCAGGTGGACGCCGCCAAGGCGCTGGTCGCCCAACGTCAGGCCGACCTCGCCACCGCCCAAGAGGCGGTGAAGGAAGCCGATGCCGGAGTGGTTCAGGCGCAAGCCCAACTCGCATCGGTCGTCAATTCCAAGAAGGCTAGCGAGGCTCAGGCGGTCGAAGCAAGCAGCTCACTGACCGCCGCAAAGGAAGCCGTGTCGGCCGCTTCGATCCGTCGAGCCCAGTCGCAGGCGAAGCTCCTGGAGACCCAAGCATCGCTGAAGAAAGTGAACATCAGCCAGAACTCGCGTGAAAGCGCTCTGGCCAAGATTAAGCAAGCGGCGGCGGCTTTGGAAACGGCCCGCATCAACCTCGACAGCACGAAGATTCGTTCGCTGGTGTCAGGAACCGTGAGCATGAAGACAGTTCAGATTGGCCAGCAGTTGGCCCCTGGACAAGAGATGATGGCGATCATTCCGGTTGAAGAACCGTGGATTGTGGCTAACTTTAAGGAAACTCAGCTCGCCGAAATTCGTCCAGGCTTACCGGTGGAGATCGAAGTCGACGCCTTGCCCGGATACTCGTTCAAAGGTCGCGTGGATTCGATCGCCCGTGGAACAGGATCGACATTTGCGCTTCTTCCGCCCGACAATGCAACCGGAAACTTCACGAAAGTGGTACAAAGAGTGCCGGTGAAGATCGTGCTGGACGAGGACCAACCGAACCTCGACAAACTGCGCGCGGGGCTCTCTACCAAAGTATCTGTTTCGCTTCGAGGCTAA
- a CDS encoding DUF1552 domain-containing protein — MHVEKSRREFLRNLGLGAAMMPFVNNLPSFLVPPRNQRRQRLVIIFSPDGVIPETFWPDAEGANFAFKRSLSPLEEFKNRTLVLKGVSDRVRGDGDNHMRGIGCLLTGTELFPGNVQGGSDTPAGWSSGISIDQEIANYLQSQAATRTRFGSLEFGVMVPERADTWTRMSYAGPNKPVAPIDDPYQMFNKLYGQLKDQESLKSVLDDLKDDIAKVRAEVGTQDRQILDEHTTLVREMEREILAARTNNVGHAVPVIEPGVRKVNDNIPKISKLQIDLMVSAFVADSARVATLQYTNSVGQARFTWLGIKEGQHDLSHEPDSNAEAADKLTRINEWYCTQLAYLAKRLAETKEPDGSGSLLDNTLILWTNELGKGNSHTLEDIPFVLVGNGLDFHMGRSLKYNHVPHNRLLMALAGGFGHHIDKFGDPNFCGAGALDRLT, encoded by the coding sequence ATGCACGTCGAAAAGTCTCGTCGGGAATTTCTCAGGAATCTCGGTCTTGGAGCGGCCATGATGCCGTTCGTCAATAACCTCCCGAGCTTCCTGGTGCCGCCGCGCAACCAACGACGGCAACGTCTAGTGATCATCTTCAGCCCGGACGGCGTCATTCCCGAAACTTTTTGGCCAGACGCCGAAGGTGCAAACTTTGCTTTCAAGCGAAGCCTTTCTCCGTTGGAAGAGTTCAAGAATCGAACCCTGGTTTTGAAGGGAGTTTCCGACCGGGTGCGTGGCGATGGCGACAACCATATGCGGGGCATCGGGTGTCTGCTAACGGGAACCGAGCTCTTTCCCGGAAACGTACAGGGTGGCTCGGACACACCGGCGGGGTGGTCCAGCGGAATCTCGATCGACCAGGAGATCGCCAACTACCTGCAGTCGCAAGCCGCAACGAGAACGCGATTCGGTTCGCTGGAGTTTGGCGTCATGGTTCCCGAGCGGGCCGACACGTGGACCCGCATGTCCTACGCGGGGCCGAACAAGCCGGTCGCGCCGATCGATGATCCGTACCAGATGTTCAACAAGCTCTACGGTCAACTAAAGGATCAGGAGTCCCTGAAGAGCGTGCTGGACGACCTGAAGGACGACATCGCCAAGGTACGCGCGGAAGTCGGAACCCAGGATCGGCAAATCCTCGACGAACATACGACGCTGGTTCGGGAAATGGAGCGAGAAATCCTGGCTGCACGCACCAATAATGTTGGGCATGCGGTGCCAGTGATCGAGCCCGGCGTGCGGAAGGTCAACGACAACATTCCGAAGATCAGCAAGCTTCAGATCGACCTGATGGTGAGCGCATTCGTCGCCGATTCGGCCCGAGTCGCGACTCTCCAGTACACCAACTCGGTAGGACAAGCGCGGTTCACTTGGCTCGGCATCAAAGAAGGTCAGCATGACCTTTCGCATGAGCCGGATTCGAACGCCGAAGCCGCAGATAAGCTGACGCGCATCAACGAGTGGTACTGCACCCAGCTTGCCTACCTTGCCAAGCGATTGGCCGAGACCAAGGAGCCGGACGGCTCCGGTTCGCTGCTGGACAACACCTTGATCCTCTGGACGAACGAGCTTGGCAAAGGCAATTCGCACACCTTGGAAGACATCCCCTTCGTGCTGGTCGGCAACGGTTTGGACTTCCATATGGGAAGGTCGCTGAAGTACAACCATGTACCCCATAACCGACTGCTAATGGCCCTGGCCGGAGGCTTTGGACACCACATCGACAAGTTCGGCGATCCGAACTTCTGCGGTGCGGGCGCTCTGGATCGTCTGACTTAG
- a CDS encoding winged helix DNA-binding protein, translating to MKYIDKSASPAYQLWLVTNTWQRAVRKILEPFEITHCQFVIMASVNLLENEGKLPTQVAVHRFAAIDENMTSQVVKTLINKGLVVRHPHPTDGRGHVLGLTESGEKLLDEVRGVIRPAADEFFSPLGDDVKQLTGLLHRLNENHMGARGCGDK from the coding sequence TTGAAGTACATCGACAAATCCGCCAGTCCCGCCTACCAGCTTTGGCTGGTCACGAACACCTGGCAACGGGCCGTCCGCAAAATTCTAGAGCCGTTCGAGATCACCCACTGCCAGTTTGTGATCATGGCGTCGGTCAACCTGCTGGAGAACGAAGGCAAGCTGCCGACGCAGGTGGCGGTGCACCGCTTTGCCGCCATCGACGAAAACATGACCTCTCAGGTCGTGAAGACTCTGATCAATAAGGGATTGGTGGTGCGTCATCCGCACCCGACTGACGGTCGCGGGCACGTGCTCGGGCTCACGGAGTCGGGCGAGAAGCTGTTGGACGAGGTCCGAGGCGTCATCCGCCCTGCTGCGGATGAGTTCTTCTCGCCCTTGGGCGACGACGTGAAGCAACTGACCGGGTTGCTTCATCGGCTGAACGAGAACCACATGGGCGCTCGCGGGTGTGGGGACAAATAG
- a CDS encoding glycoside hydrolase yields MIRPFFLRPLLVGGAALLLSAASQAQAPDPSLYQGMVWRNIGPFRGGRVAAVTGVIGQPGTFYMGMPLGGVWKTTSAGVTWYPIMDSVKEASSVGSIEVAPSDPNVIYVGMGDLITGGGINEGNGVYKSTDAGKTWIHLGLDETKQIPSILVDPHDPNLVMIAAQGNMHVKSDTRGLYRSTDGGKTWTKTLYIDDETGIQKIAWAPDNPKVMLATTVRHYSDPTAARAPRGVPGAGRQTGPSGTALYKSTDEGLTWKEVKGGGLPALSGRTSIAVAMGTNSQRMFIVGNFGLYRSDDGGQKWKQMDSEDRRVANGQGGYNCGVYVNPKDPDTVYVVNTCSYISHDGGKTFTGFKGAPGGDDPQQFWFDPTDGKRIFLGSDQGATISLDGGLNWSSWYNQPTGQVYHISTDNQYPFWVYATQQDSGCIATSSRGNLGAVTALDWSPHPGYEFGYIVADPLNPKISYAGGPGGGIVKVTNPSGQWINVSPNLDSKANLRKVGNQPLMFSPTNPHELFAGFQCLMSTTDGGMHWKALSPDLGFPKGYVPPKPEAKPTTPPAAKSGGNVDNDMDDIDEDEEPTEQFGPNGGGSIESFSPSSVDGRIIWVGTSNGLIKLTKDHGKTWEDVTIPKLENPTRADISCIDASHTDPGTAYVAIDYHSLADYKPYFYRTHDFGKTWTKIVTGLPDDQPSGSFARVIRADTKKANLLFAGTESSMYVSFNDGDTWQSLMLNLPNTSYRDIAINGNDLVVGTYGRSFWVLDDITPLRQIEASMKSEPAHLFAPGDAVRVRRNVNGDTPFPPEIPHAVNPPVGALIYYYLGSKPNGIVTLDVTDANGKPVRHMSSAEIPPSDDPLPPVPDFWIEKPEPMPTEVGTNRIHWDLRYDNPPSQSHSYEINANPGETPASPEGPLVLPGVYTLTLTVDGKQYVQKVTVKNDPRSPASMSNLRAQHDLQMKLYEGAKQSFDLYNQVAEMRKAVTNILDSEPSADLATAAEDFESKLTAIGGTSGGGRRFGGFQRPGGPAPAPTFAGVSSSFVRELGTLDSGDMAPNQPVVSACKTIADELKDTMARWQAFLAKDLPAFNAVLAKSNTKPIPAPKTVTAHRG; encoded by the coding sequence ATGATTCGGCCGTTTTTTCTTCGTCCACTGCTCGTAGGAGGCGCGGCACTGCTTCTATCGGCGGCGAGCCAAGCCCAGGCCCCCGATCCATCCCTCTACCAAGGTATGGTTTGGCGCAACATCGGACCGTTCCGTGGCGGGCGTGTTGCGGCGGTCACCGGCGTCATTGGGCAGCCGGGCACATTCTACATGGGCATGCCGCTCGGTGGGGTTTGGAAGACCACGAGCGCAGGCGTAACCTGGTACCCGATCATGGATTCGGTCAAGGAAGCTTCGTCGGTCGGCTCGATCGAAGTCGCGCCCAGCGATCCGAATGTGATCTACGTCGGCATGGGTGACCTCATCACCGGCGGGGGCATCAACGAAGGCAATGGCGTATACAAGTCGACCGACGCAGGCAAGACCTGGATTCACCTCGGCCTCGATGAGACCAAGCAGATTCCGTCGATTCTCGTCGATCCTCACGATCCCAACCTCGTGATGATTGCGGCGCAAGGCAACATGCACGTTAAGTCCGACACTCGAGGGCTTTATCGAAGCACCGACGGCGGCAAAACGTGGACCAAGACCCTCTACATCGACGACGAGACCGGAATTCAGAAGATCGCATGGGCGCCAGACAACCCCAAGGTCATGCTCGCCACGACGGTTCGGCACTATAGCGATCCGACGGCCGCGAGGGCCCCAAGAGGAGTGCCCGGCGCGGGCCGTCAAACCGGACCTTCGGGCACCGCTCTCTACAAATCCACCGATGAAGGCTTGACCTGGAAAGAGGTCAAGGGCGGCGGGCTCCCAGCCCTTTCTGGTCGAACCAGTATTGCGGTGGCGATGGGCACCAATTCACAGCGAATGTTCATCGTGGGCAACTTTGGCCTCTATCGATCCGATGACGGAGGGCAGAAGTGGAAGCAGATGGACTCGGAAGATCGGCGAGTGGCCAACGGACAGGGCGGATATAATTGCGGGGTCTACGTCAATCCGAAGGACCCCGACACGGTCTACGTCGTCAACACTTGTAGCTACATCTCCCACGACGGCGGCAAGACCTTTACCGGATTCAAGGGGGCTCCGGGCGGAGATGATCCTCAGCAGTTTTGGTTCGACCCGACCGACGGAAAAAGAATCTTCCTCGGCTCGGACCAAGGTGCGACAATCTCGCTGGACGGCGGACTGAACTGGAGCTCGTGGTATAACCAGCCGACCGGCCAGGTCTATCACATCTCCACCGACAACCAATATCCGTTTTGGGTTTACGCCACTCAGCAGGACAGCGGGTGCATTGCCACCAGCAGTCGAGGCAACCTCGGCGCGGTGACCGCACTGGACTGGTCGCCCCATCCTGGCTACGAGTTTGGTTATATCGTGGCCGATCCACTCAATCCCAAGATTAGCTATGCCGGTGGTCCCGGCGGTGGCATCGTCAAGGTGACAAACCCCAGCGGGCAGTGGATCAACGTCAGCCCGAATCTCGACTCGAAAGCGAATCTGCGAAAGGTCGGCAATCAGCCGCTCATGTTCTCGCCGACGAACCCGCACGAACTGTTTGCCGGATTCCAATGCCTGATGTCCACCACCGACGGCGGCATGCATTGGAAGGCGCTCAGCCCCGACCTCGGTTTTCCAAAAGGCTACGTTCCGCCCAAACCGGAAGCCAAGCCGACAACGCCGCCTGCCGCCAAGAGCGGAGGCAACGTCGATAACGACATGGATGACATCGACGAGGATGAGGAGCCGACGGAACAGTTCGGCCCGAACGGCGGAGGCTCCATCGAGTCGTTCTCGCCGTCGAGCGTCGATGGACGCATCATCTGGGTCGGCACGAGCAACGGTCTGATCAAGTTGACCAAGGACCACGGGAAGACGTGGGAAGATGTCACGATTCCGAAGTTAGAGAATCCAACTCGGGCGGATATCTCGTGCATCGACGCCTCGCACACCGACCCGGGGACCGCTTACGTCGCCATCGATTACCATTCTCTGGCCGACTACAAGCCGTACTTCTACCGAACCCACGACTTCGGCAAGACTTGGACCAAGATCGTCACGGGCTTGCCAGACGACCAGCCAAGCGGAAGCTTTGCGCGGGTGATCCGGGCCGACACAAAGAAGGCAAACCTGCTGTTTGCTGGAACCGAGAGTTCGATGTACGTGTCGTTCAACGACGGCGACACTTGGCAGTCGCTGATGCTGAACCTGCCCAACACGTCGTATCGCGACATCGCCATCAACGGTAACGACCTCGTGGTCGGAACCTACGGGCGAAGCTTCTGGGTGCTGGACGACATTACGCCGCTTCGACAAATCGAGGCGTCGATGAAGAGCGAACCGGCCCACCTGTTCGCTCCGGGCGATGCCGTCCGAGTTCGGCGAAACGTCAACGGGGACACGCCGTTCCCGCCGGAAATCCCGCATGCAGTGAACCCACCCGTCGGCGCCCTCATCTACTACTATCTGGGCTCCAAGCCGAACGGCATAGTCACCCTCGATGTCACAGACGCGAACGGCAAGCCGGTTCGGCATATGTCCAGCGCGGAGATTCCACCTTCGGACGATCCGCTTCCCCCGGTGCCCGACTTTTGGATCGAAAAGCCGGAGCCGATGCCGACCGAGGTTGGCACGAACCGTATCCATTGGGATTTGCGATACGACAATCCTCCGTCGCAGTCCCATAGCTACGAGATCAACGCGAATCCGGGCGAGACTCCGGCGTCGCCCGAGGGGCCGCTGGTTCTTCCCGGGGTTTACACCCTGACTCTAACGGTCGATGGAAAGCAGTACGTTCAAAAGGTCACGGTCAAGAACGATCCTCGATCACCGGCGTCGATGAGCAATCTTCGAGCCCAACATGACCTCCAGATGAAGCTGTATGAAGGAGCCAAGCAATCCTTCGATCTCTACAACCAAGTTGCCGAGATGCGAAAGGCGGTCACCAACATCCTTGACTCTGAACCGTCCGCTGACCTCGCGACCGCGGCTGAAGACTTTGAGTCGAAGCTGACGGCGATTGGGGGAACAAGCGGAGGCGGACGACGTTTCGGCGGATTCCAGCGACCAGGCGGACCGGCTCCCGCACCGACATTTGCTGGCGTCAGCAGTAGCTTCGTTCGCGAGCTTGGAACGCTCGACTCGGGCGATATGGCTCCAAACCAGCCAGTAGTGAGCGCCTGTAAGACCATCGCGGATGAACTGAAGGACACGATGGCACGATGGCAGGCGTTTCTGGCGAAGGACCTCCCGGCATTCAACGCGGTGTTGGCGAAGTCCAACACAAAGCCGATCCCGGCTCCAAAGACCGTCACGGCCCACCGAGGCTAA
- a CDS encoding DUF1592 domain-containing protein, which translates to MSPVLSNLSPRPIGFMVASAMLMTLGLALPVDAHQKSKPKTIDGAAVFKNRCAGCHGDKGQGGDGYSKPLIGKLSAPELANFIKKSMPPGTKKCPADEADKVAQFMFDAFYSPIAQERNKPARIALARLTVRQYRNAVADLVGNYHAASPSQAPVGLHAQYFNARNFDQKTKLIDRVDPEIKFDFGNQGPDPAKFDARNFSIMWDGSILAPDTGEYEFVLKSDQAVRLFVNGGQPIIDGFIRSGNQKEFHGTITLLGGRAYYMRLEFSKATQGVKDEKKENERPPGHAEITLMWRRPKQALEVVPTRFLYNQWSPNGFVVTTPFPPDDRSMGYERGNAVSKSWDDAVTSAAIETANYVADHRFELSGTKEDDPQVKDKLTQYCDRFVTRAFRSPIDAGTERLYVKKQFDSAPNLETAVKRSVMLTLMSPRFLYREIGTGQKDAYRIAADLSFGLWDTLPDPELERAAANGALTTSEQITKQAERMVRDPRAWVKLKEFLLLWLKVDDVPEIVKSPKLFPAFDANTTDDLRSSLELFLENTAWSEASDYRQMMMSPTVYLNGELAKLYGVNLPADAPFQAVQMDSGKRTGLITQPYILSRFAYLETSSPIHRGVLIVRNLLGKTLNPPPSAFAPDPVSLHPNLTTRERVALQTKPEMCNNCHGIINPIGFTLENYDAIGRWRDKENGKPVDDSGYYRNRTGNMVKFSGSADLAKYLADSDECHDAFIEKLFLHLVKQPVLAYGPKTLPTLEQSFAQNSFSIRKLMVEIMVATTARDVGRTPDK; encoded by the coding sequence GTGTCGCCGGTGCTGTCGAACCTTTCCCCTCGTCCTATCGGGTTTATGGTCGCGTCAGCCATGCTGATGACCCTCGGTCTTGCCTTACCGGTGGACGCGCACCAGAAGTCGAAACCCAAAACCATCGACGGAGCCGCCGTCTTCAAAAACCGCTGTGCGGGATGCCATGGCGACAAAGGGCAGGGCGGCGACGGATATTCCAAACCGCTGATCGGCAAGCTTTCCGCCCCCGAACTCGCGAACTTCATTAAGAAGTCGATGCCGCCCGGCACCAAGAAGTGCCCAGCCGACGAAGCCGACAAAGTCGCGCAGTTCATGTTCGACGCCTTCTATTCGCCGATCGCCCAGGAGCGCAACAAGCCAGCCCGCATCGCGCTCGCCCGGCTGACCGTGCGACAGTATCGAAACGCCGTCGCAGACCTGGTGGGCAACTACCACGCCGCCTCGCCTTCGCAAGCGCCAGTCGGATTGCATGCGCAGTACTTCAACGCCCGCAACTTCGACCAAAAGACCAAACTCATCGACCGCGTCGACCCGGAAATCAAGTTCGACTTTGGCAATCAGGGCCCCGATCCGGCCAAGTTCGATGCCCGCAATTTCTCGATCATGTGGGACGGAAGCATCCTTGCTCCCGACACTGGCGAGTATGAATTTGTGCTCAAAAGCGACCAGGCAGTTCGACTCTTTGTGAACGGTGGACAGCCGATCATCGACGGTTTCATCCGCTCGGGCAATCAGAAAGAATTCCACGGCACCATCACCCTGCTCGGGGGGCGCGCCTACTACATGCGGCTGGAATTCTCAAAGGCGACCCAGGGCGTTAAGGACGAAAAGAAGGAAAACGAGCGACCGCCTGGCCACGCGGAGATAACCCTCATGTGGCGGCGACCCAAGCAGGCGCTGGAGGTCGTTCCCACCCGCTTCCTATACAACCAGTGGAGCCCGAACGGCTTCGTAGTTACAACGCCTTTCCCGCCCGACGACCGAAGCATGGGGTACGAGCGCGGCAACGCTGTTTCGAAATCGTGGGACGACGCCGTGACCTCCGCCGCAATCGAGACAGCCAACTACGTCGCCGACCATCGATTTGAGCTTTCCGGCACGAAGGAAGACGACCCGCAGGTCAAGGACAAGTTGACCCAATACTGCGACCGGTTTGTGACCCGGGCCTTCCGCAGTCCCATCGACGCGGGGACAGAACGGCTTTACGTCAAGAAGCAATTCGACTCCGCGCCGAACCTAGAGACTGCCGTCAAGCGGTCGGTCATGCTCACGCTGATGTCGCCTCGGTTCCTGTATCGCGAGATCGGCACCGGCCAGAAAGACGCCTACCGCATCGCCGCCGACCTCTCATTCGGACTGTGGGACACCCTGCCCGACCCCGAGTTAGAGCGAGCGGCCGCCAACGGCGCGCTCACGACCAGCGAGCAGATCACCAAGCAAGCCGAGCGCATGGTACGGGACCCGCGAGCCTGGGTGAAGCTAAAGGAATTCCTTCTCCTCTGGCTGAAGGTCGACGACGTGCCCGAGATCGTCAAGAGCCCCAAGCTGTTTCCTGCGTTTGATGCCAATACGACCGACGACCTGCGGTCGTCGCTGGAGCTTTTCCTGGAAAACACGGCCTGGAGCGAGGCGTCTGACTATCGCCAGATGATGATGAGCCCGACGGTCTACCTCAATGGCGAACTCGCCAAGCTATATGGCGTGAACCTTCCCGCCGATGCACCCTTCCAAGCCGTGCAGATGGATAGCGGTAAGCGGACCGGCCTTATCACCCAACCCTACATCCTGTCACGATTTGCCTATTTGGAAACGAGTTCGCCCATCCACCGAGGCGTACTGATCGTCAGAAATCTGTTGGGCAAAACACTGAATCCGCCTCCGTCGGCATTTGCACCTGATCCGGTGAGTCTGCACCCGAACCTGACGACCCGCGAGCGGGTCGCGCTCCAGACGAAGCCGGAGATGTGCAACAACTGCCACGGCATCATCAACCCGATCGGCTTCACCCTCGAAAACTACGACGCCATCGGACGCTGGCGCGACAAAGAGAACGGCAAGCCGGTTGATGATAGCGGCTACTACCGAAATCGCACCGGTAACATGGTCAAGTTCTCCGGCTCGGCCGATCTGGCCAAGTACTTGGCGGACAGCGACGAGTGCCACGACGCGTTCATCGAGAAGCTCTTCCTCCATCTCGTGAAGCAACCCGTACTGGCGTATGGACCAAAGACCTTGCCGACATTGGAGCAATCCTTTGCCCAAAATAGCTTTAGCATTCGTAAACTGATGGTTGAGATCATGGTCGCAACCACTGCCCGCGACGTCGGTCGCACCCCGGACAAGTAA
- a CDS encoding sialidase produces the protein MTLVRSSFIYQSAPFPSCHAATIAQTHSGKIVAAWFGGTAESNPDVKIYFSELDGQTWSPPREVAKGLSPEGEPRACYNPVLFQPKHGPLLLFYKAGTGPQTWWGLLTESRDDGKTWLASMRLPDGILGPIKNKPYELPDGTLLCPSSAEDHGWQVHFESTKDNGKSWTKTEPLNDGKTIGAIQPSILHLSGTHLRAVGRTRQGELFTIDSPDNGRIWGPMSLTDVPNPNSGTDAITLHDGRHLLVYNDSKTQRTPLCVAISTDATHWKKVLTLEDIPGEFSYPSLVQARDGLVHIVYTWNRRRICHAILRID, from the coding sequence GTGACCCTCGTTCGATCGTCGTTCATCTACCAGTCCGCGCCGTTCCCGTCGTGCCACGCCGCGACCATCGCCCAAACTCACAGCGGAAAGATCGTCGCCGCCTGGTTTGGCGGCACCGCCGAAAGTAACCCCGACGTCAAAATCTACTTCTCCGAACTTGATGGCCAGACCTGGAGCCCGCCGCGAGAAGTGGCAAAAGGCCTCTCGCCAGAGGGCGAACCCCGAGCCTGCTACAACCCCGTGCTGTTCCAGCCCAAGCACGGCCCTTTGCTCCTGTTTTACAAGGCGGGAACCGGGCCGCAAACGTGGTGGGGCTTGCTAACCGAGTCCAGGGATGACGGCAAGACATGGTTAGCCTCGATGCGCTTGCCTGACGGAATCCTTGGGCCGATCAAGAATAAGCCGTACGAGCTTCCAGACGGGACGCTCCTTTGCCCATCGAGCGCCGAGGACCACGGTTGGCAGGTTCATTTCGAGTCCACGAAAGATAACGGGAAGTCCTGGACCAAGACCGAACCGCTGAACGACGGCAAGACGATCGGAGCCATCCAGCCATCGATTCTCCACCTGAGCGGGACGCATTTGCGAGCCGTCGGTCGAACCCGCCAGGGCGAACTGTTTACCATCGACTCGCCCGATAATGGTCGGATATGGGGTCCGATGTCGTTGACCGATGTTCCGAATCCTAACTCTGGCACCGATGCGATCACCCTCCATGATGGTCGCCACCTGCTGGTCTACAACGATAGCAAGACCCAGCGCACACCGCTCTGCGTCGCCATCTCGACCGATGCCACGCATTGGAAGAAGGTGCTGACCCTGGAGGACATTCCCGGCGAGTTCTCCTACCCGTCGCTGGTTCAGGCCCGGGATGGACTCGTGCATATCGTCTACACCTGGAACCGTCGCCGCATCTGCCACGCCATTTTGCGAATCGACTAA
- a CDS encoding CHRD domain-containing protein, whose translation MKKTVILFGIGMGLSASSFASLWAVTSTLDGISEVPPNASPAVGVVAGIYDDVTNTLTMDTSASGLLGPSTAAHIHTGAPGTSGAVLFPLTGTVGSTTYLSHDMFVLTDASELDLLGGMLYVNVHSTVFPGGEIRGQLAASTVPEPASLAVLGFGALAMLKRRKR comes from the coding sequence ATGAAGAAAACTGTGATTTTGTTTGGCATTGGAATGGGTCTGAGCGCGTCCTCATTCGCGAGCTTGTGGGCGGTCACGTCGACTCTTGACGGAATTTCGGAGGTGCCGCCCAACGCCTCTCCAGCCGTCGGAGTCGTCGCGGGCATCTACGACGATGTGACGAATACGTTGACAATGGACACGAGTGCGTCGGGGTTACTTGGCCCCTCGACGGCGGCGCATATCCACACTGGAGCCCCTGGAACTTCGGGTGCAGTGCTCTTTCCCCTGACGGGAACGGTCGGTAGCACCACCTATCTCAGCCACGACATGTTCGTGTTGACCGACGCCAGTGAGCTCGATTTGCTTGGCGGAATGCTGTACGTCAACGTTCATTCCACCGTTTTTCCGGGCGGTGAAATTCGCGGTCAACTGGCGGCTAGTACTGTCCCCGAACCAGCGTCGTTGGCGGTGTTAGGGTTCGGCGCGCTGGCCATGTTGAAGCGACGAAAAAGGTAA